From the bacterium HR17 genome, the window GCGAATGTCCGCGTCGCAAGCGAACAGCGCGCCGGCAATTTTGCTCAACATTCCTGGCTGCGGGTCATCGGGCGCACAGATAACGATTTCGGTGAAACCGCTTTCGGAGTCCGTCAAGACCTCTACAGACGGCGCACCGGTTTGGCGGACTTGCTGGACAAGGCGACAATGAATGGCGATGGTGCGTAGCGGTGTGCTCAGCAAGTAGCCTGGCGGCATCGCCTCGCAGAAGGCTTGAATGTCTGCCTCGCTGACTTCTTGCAAGGCGCGGCGCAGTTCGTGGGCACGGCTGCGCGTCAACGCTGCCAGAGGCGCTCGGGTGCCTTCTCGCTCCTGCAGCACATGCAGGGCGCCGAAGTAAAGGTCCAACACCATGCGCTCTTCCACTTCAGTAAAAGTTTGTTCGCTGACGCTGCGGGCATCGGCAAATGAATGCAAGAGCAACATTTTGAGAAACCCTTCGTCGCCGACGATGTCGGCGACGGTGCGCAAAGTGTCGGGCGCAAAGACATCCCGCAGCCGCGCCGTGGACAATAAGACAAGGTGGTAGCGCACCAACCGTTCCACCAATTCAATGCGGTCTTCCGCCAAGCCCAACCGTTCGCCGATGCGCCGCACCAACTCAACGCCCGCCTCTTCGTGCTCCGGCTCGGAAACCGCTTTGCCCAAATCGTGAAGGAACGCGGCGAGGAACAAAGCGGTTTCATCCGTCACACCTGCCCATACATCCATCCACGGAAACTCGCCCCGCTGTGCCGCTTCCCGCAGCCGGTGGAGTTCCTGAACGGTCGCCATCAAATGTTCGCCGACGGTGAACCGGTGGGCGGCGTTGGACGGGACATAAAACGCTGCCTGATGCCATTCGGGCAAATAAGCCGCTAACACGCCCGTCTGCGCCATCAGCCGCAACACTGTGCCGAAGGGTGCATCGCCGTCGCCTGTCAGCACAGTGAGGAACGCCTGCGCTGCCTCCGGTGCAGTTTGCGCTTGCCCCGCTGCAGCGGCGTGAAGGGTCAGCCAGCGCAGCAGGTCACTGCTAGGCGGCAAGTCGTAGCGTTGCATCAACTCAAAGGCTTTCAACAGCCGTGTCGGCGCTGGAGTCAACTCGGTGACCGTCAATTCGCCGTTCAACCTTATAAACCCCTCACCTAACGGGAGGGGCATTTCAGCGGTGACGCGCCGCGCGAATTGAAACGCCCGGTGCAGCGCGTCCATCGCTTCAAACAATCGGCGGTGGAACGCCCGCACGGCGCCCTCTTCGCCGGGCACGCCCGTTCTGCCAAACTCCCGCGCGTCCCACTCCAAGGCGATGCGGTGGTGATACTCCCGCAGCAACACTTCCTGCCGTCGTTGCGCCGTTAGGTGGAGCCAGTTGCGAACGCGCAGGAGAAAATCGTAGCCGCTTTGAAAGGCACGAAATTGCTCCGGCGGCAAAACCTCTGCCAGCGACGCCCATGCCTGCTGGGTGGGGATGCGGTGGGCAGCCGCCAGCATCCAAAGAGCCGTTTGCCCATCGCGGAGCCCCCCCGCGCCTTCCTTAAGGTGCGGCTCCGCGACCAACGGCGTGGCGTGGGTGCGCTGGTAAGCGGCGAACCGTTCCCGTTCACGATCGCGCAGAAAACGCAACACATCCAATTGCTCTGTCAACATTTGCTGCACCCGTCGGGCAAGGGGTGCGTAACCGGCGACGAACCGCGCGTCTAACAACGCCGCTTGCGTTTGCGAATCCAACGACGCCAAATCGCTCAGCGGACGGTAGCCGTAGCCGATTTTCAAGTCTGTGTTGTCCATGAAGACGGTGACGAGCAGGCGGAAGCATTCCCGCAACAACGCGTCGGTGAAGGGGTCGTCTTCTTCCAGCGGGACGAACGCGATGTCCAAGTCTGAGAAGGGTGCCAACTCTTGCCGCCCGTAACTGCCCGTCGCCAACAGGACAACTTCACTGTGATCGGGGATGTAATGCTGGCTGGCTTTCTCCATCGCGCGTTCGCGGGCGAGAGCGTAGATCGCGCGCACGAACTGGTCCAACGCCCCGCTGATGCTTTGCGAAAACGCCCGACCGGTCACGCTGTCTGGCGGGGTTTGAAGCACGCGCTGTCGCCAAGTTTTCACCTCTGCGATGAGCGCGTTCACGCGTTCTTGCCAATTAGACATCGGCAGCCAAGTGTCCCTCCTGTCATCACGCGATGGCGTCTTCACCGCGGTCGCCGGTGCGGACTCGGACGGCATCTTCAACAGGGGTAATGAAAATCTTGCCGTCACCGATCTCGCCGGTGCGCGCGGCGCGCACGATGGCGTCCACGACTTCGTCCACTTGGTCATCGCGGACGACGATTTCCAGTTTCACCTTTGCCAGCAAGTCAACAGTGTATTCGGCGCCACGATAGCGCTCCACATGCCCCTTTTGGCGTCCGTAGCCGCGCACATCCACGACGGTCATGCCTGAAATGCCGATTTCCGCCAACGCCTCTTTAACCTCGTGCAGTTTGTGCGGTCGGATGATGGCGTGAACCATCTTCATCGCCTGTCACCTCCGAGCGCGGGAGTGGGCGTTGGTGGCAACCACCAACGCAGTTGTTGCCAGAGCCACAGCACCATGCCCCATGCACTGAGTGCGCCGAGCCATCCCGCCTGAACCCAACCGGCGCTGCCGGCGACGAGCAACGCAAAGGTCAAGAACAAGCAGGTGCGGCATCCACCGAACAATGCCCAAAGCATCATGAACCAAAACGCCGCTTCTAAAACGGTTGCCATACATCCGCCCACCTGCACCTCCCATTGATAACCGCGCGGCATGGGAGGGGGTGGAGGCGGGCGACGCATCGGCGCCCGCGACGGTTGGGGTGTAGGGCGCGGTGACGGTCGTGCCGTCCGCTGCGGCACCAACAGGGCTTGCTTGAATTCCGAGACCGTGCCGAAGCGGTCGGCTGGTCGGATCGCCATCGCCCGCAGAATGGCGCGCTCCACATGAGGCGAGATGTTCGGGTTCAAGCGGCTAGGGGGCAATAAGGTGTCACCGCGAGTGACCCGTTCTATGGCTTCTGGTGGCACCTGACCGGTCAAAGCGAAGTAAAGGGTCGCGCCCAAAGCGTAAATGTCTGAACGGGTGTCTGTGATGCCCTGTCCGTATTGCTCCGGCGGCGAGTAGCCGGGGGTGACTGCCGCTGCTGCCCCGACGGTTTCCTTGCCGGGCAAGTAGCGTTTGGCGATCCCGAAGTCCACCAACACAGCGGTGCCATCCGGTTGCACCTTGATGTTGCTGGGTTTGATGTCGCGGTGGATAACAGGCGGGCTCTGTTGGTGCAAATAGGCGACGGCGTCCAAAACCTGCAGAAAAATCCGCAGCGCCTCCCGTTCGGGAAGTGGACCGCGCTTTTCCACGATGTCTTCTAAGTCGTCACCGGCGATGTAGTCCATGACCAAATACTGCTTGCCCGTGCGCGGCTCCACGAAATAGTCAAAAACCTGCGGTAAGTTGGGGTGACGCAGGGTCGCCAGCAGTTCCGCTTCGGTGCGGAACTGAGCGGCGGCTTCGGGCGACGAATCAAAGTTTTCCTTGACAGCGACCCGCCGGCTGAGGCGCAGGTCATCCGCCAAGTAAACGGCGCCCATGCCACCACAGCCCAACACCCGCAGGACGCGGTAACGCCCTTGCAAGATTTCCCCTTGTCCCAGCAGCCCCCGCAAAGGTTCACCGCAGTTGCTGCAAAACCGCGCCGTGTCAAAGTTGTTCCAACTACATTTGGGACACATTTGCATCGCAATTCACCCAACGGTTGTGCCCGCCACGCAAATTTTGCCAGATGTCCGTCCTTGACGGTGCGGTGTCGGTGCCGGATAATTCACGCGTTAACGCCAGCGCGTCAAATCGGAGGTGGGGACGGTGAAGTTGGGGTTCGTCGCCTTCCCGCGTCCGCCCGAAGAGTATGTCGCTTTTGCCGTAGACAACGGCTTCGCCCATTTGGAGATTGACTTGTTCAGCCCGGCACAATGGGTGGAGC encodes:
- the glnD gene encoding Bifunctional uridylyltransferase/uridylyl-removing enzyme, which produces MSNWQERVNALIAEVKTWRQRVLQTPPDSVTGRAFSQSISGALDQFVRAIYALARERAMEKASQHYIPDHSEVVLLATGSYGRQELAPFSDLDIAFVPLEEDDPFTDALLRECFRLLVTVFMDNTDLKIGYGYRPLSDLASLDSQTQAALLDARFVAGYAPLARRVQQMLTEQLDVLRFLRDRERERFAAYQRTHATPLVAEPHLKEGAGGLRDGQTALWMLAAAHRIPTQQAWASLAEVLPPEQFRAFQSGYDFLLRVRNWLHLTAQRRQEVLLREYHHRIALEWDAREFGRTGVPGEEGAVRAFHRRLFEAMDALHRAFQFARRVTAEMPLPLGEGFIRLNGELTVTELTPAPTRLLKAFELMQRYDLPPSSDLLRWLTLHAAAAGQAQTAPEAAQAFLTVLTGDGDAPFGTVLRLMAQTGVLAAYLPEWHQAAFYVPSNAAHRFTVGEHLMATVQELHRLREAAQRGEFPWMDVWAGVTDETALFLAAFLHDLGKAVSEPEHEEAGVELVRRIGERLGLAEDRIELVERLVRYHLVLLSTARLRDVFAPDTLRTVADIVGDEGFLKMLLLHSFADARSVSEQTFTEVEERMVLDLYFGALHVLQEREGTRAPLAALTRSRAHELRRALQEVSEADIQAFCEAMPPGYLLSTPLRTIAIHCRLVQQVRQTGAPSVEVLTDSESGFTEIVICAPDDPQPGMLSKIAGALFACDADIRTARVFTLPGHPTLVLDTLWVTSDGRPLSAERARRVRDAILAVLTNRTTVEELLQRCGKPISVPVQVRAITMRNDISESHTVVHIVARDRKGLLYRLTREIAALGLDIQTAKIVTWRETAEDAFYVVRKGSGKVPDELVESLTRQLWERLG
- the glnB_2 gene encoding Nitrogen regulatory protein P-II; this encodes MKMVHAIIRPHKLHEVKEALAEIGISGMTVVDVRGYGRQKGHVERYRGAEYTVDLLAKVKLEIVVRDDQVDEVVDAIVRAARTGEIGDGKIFITPVEDAVRVRTGDRGEDAIA
- the pknB gene encoding Serine/threonine-protein kinase PknB, yielding MQMCPKCSWNNFDTARFCSNCGEPLRGLLGQGEILQGRYRVLRVLGCGGMGAVYLADDLRLSRRVAVKENFDSSPEAAAQFRTEAELLATLRHPNLPQVFDYFVEPRTGKQYLVMDYIAGDDLEDIVEKRGPLPEREALRIFLQVLDAVAYLHQQSPPVIHRDIKPSNIKVQPDGTAVLVDFGIAKRYLPGKETVGAAAAVTPGYSPPEQYGQGITDTRSDIYALGATLYFALTGQVPPEAIERVTRGDTLLPPSRLNPNISPHVERAILRAMAIRPADRFGTVSEFKQALLVPQRTARPSPRPTPQPSRAPMRRPPPPPPMPRGYQWEVQVGGCMATVLEAAFWFMMLWALFGGCRTCLFLTFALLVAGSAGWVQAGWLGALSAWGMVLWLWQQLRWWLPPTPTPALGGDRR